From Salinirubellus salinus, the proteins below share one genomic window:
- a CDS encoding Re/Si-specific NAD(P)(+) transhydrogenase subunit alpha, whose translation MKIGVPGETVVGETRVALVPPVARRLVERGLDVLVATGAGTGSDWSDDEYAAVGCTVLDDRAAVFERSDVVLQVRGLGARPDGEVDPYREGGTVVGMLGPYAVEDATLEALAARRVTLFALELLPRTGRAQSMDVLTSMASLGGYKAVVVAADALPKLFPMQMTAAGTIQPASVFVVGAGVAGLQAIATARRLGARVRAYDVRPAVKEEVESLGAGFVELDLETAEAATGGGYAREQDPEFYREQREAMTDAVGAADVVVTSAAVPGRPAPTLVTEAMLDGMAAGSVVVDLAAAGGGNCEPTRPDETVEYGDVTVFGPTNLPATVPRTASQLFANNVANFLEHLLRDGSLHVDIDDEIVDATLLTHDGTVRAPNRRDEADAAPGTHSVDDPGGVGSDDSTDSTAGSGPEPTDGGSDA comes from the coding sequence ATGAAGATCGGGGTCCCGGGCGAGACGGTGGTGGGCGAGACCCGCGTCGCGCTCGTTCCACCGGTCGCCCGACGGCTCGTCGAGCGTGGCCTCGACGTGCTGGTGGCCACGGGGGCGGGCACCGGGAGCGACTGGAGCGACGACGAGTACGCGGCCGTCGGCTGTACGGTGCTCGACGACCGGGCAGCGGTGTTCGAGCGGTCGGACGTCGTCCTCCAGGTCCGTGGCCTCGGTGCCCGACCCGACGGCGAGGTGGACCCGTACCGTGAGGGCGGGACTGTCGTCGGGATGCTCGGCCCCTACGCCGTCGAGGACGCGACGCTCGAGGCGCTCGCGGCCCGACGGGTCACCCTCTTCGCCCTCGAACTCCTCCCCCGGACGGGGCGGGCTCAGTCGATGGACGTGCTCACCTCGATGGCGAGTCTCGGGGGGTACAAGGCCGTCGTCGTGGCGGCCGACGCACTCCCGAAGCTCTTCCCGATGCAGATGACCGCGGCCGGGACCATCCAGCCAGCGTCCGTGTTCGTCGTCGGGGCGGGCGTCGCGGGGCTGCAGGCGATCGCGACCGCCAGGCGCCTCGGCGCGCGAGTCCGGGCCTACGACGTCAGACCCGCCGTCAAGGAAGAGGTCGAGAGCCTCGGTGCGGGGTTCGTGGAACTCGACCTCGAGACGGCCGAGGCCGCCACCGGGGGCGGCTACGCCCGCGAGCAGGACCCCGAGTTCTACCGCGAGCAGCGCGAGGCCATGACCGACGCCGTCGGCGCGGCAGACGTCGTCGTCACCTCGGCGGCGGTCCCGGGCCGGCCCGCCCCGACGCTCGTGACCGAGGCGATGCTCGACGGGATGGCCGCCGGCTCCGTCGTCGTCGACCTCGCGGCCGCGGGTGGCGGCAACTGCGAGCCGACGCGTCCCGACGAGACCGTCGAGTACGGCGACGTCACCGTCTTCGGACCGACGAACCTCCCGGCCACGGTCCCCCGGACGGCCAGTCAACTGTTCGCGAACAACGTCGCGAACTTCCTCGAACACCTCCTCCGGGACGGGAGTCTCCACGTCGATATCGACGACGAGATCGTCGACGCCACACTCCTCACCCACGACGGCACGGTCCGGGCCCCGAACCGCCGCGACGAGGCCGACGCGGCTCCGGGAACCCACAGTGTCGACGACCCCGGCGGCGTCGGCAGCGACGACAGCACCGACAGTACCGCCGGTTCCGGCCCGGAGCCGACCGATGGAGGGTCCGATGCCTGA
- a CDS encoding NAD(P)(+) transhydrogenase (Re/Si-specific) subunit beta translates to MLGSTAGLPPATLSLAYLVAAVLFILGLRALTHPRTARRGNLLSAAGMVVAVGVTLLWFEILSPVVLFAGLLVGAALGAWLATSVDTTDMPQLVGLFNGFGGGASALVAGAELVTRLGPTGTATLPVETTTAAAVTGLVGGVTFWGSLVAAGKLQGYVEDPLKYPGEDALKAAFLAVAVIAGGALVTGIDLPGALATATWVPSYWVLVAAASVLGILLVVPIGGADMPVVIALLNACSGLAAAATGFALDNSVLIVAGTLVGASGLILTVVMCESMNRSLTNVLFGGYGTGAPGEDAPDIYEGNVMSTSPEEVAMLLNVARRVVVVPGYGMAVGQAQHAVAELATLLEASGVEVVFGIHPVAGRMPGHMNVLLAEANVPYEQMEELETVNPTFAQTDVVIVTGANDVVNPTALSDQSSPIAGMPVLHVWEAQTVVVNKRSLSPGYAGIPNPLFTYDNTYMLFGDAREAMQALVTEYKETR, encoded by the coding sequence GTGCTGGGCTCCACGGCCGGGCTTCCTCCGGCGACACTCTCACTCGCGTACCTCGTCGCTGCCGTCCTGTTCATCCTCGGGCTCCGGGCGCTGACACACCCCCGGACGGCGCGCCGGGGGAACCTGCTCTCGGCGGCCGGGATGGTCGTCGCGGTCGGCGTCACGCTCCTCTGGTTCGAGATCCTCTCGCCAGTGGTCCTGTTCGCCGGGCTCCTCGTCGGGGCGGCGCTCGGGGCCTGGCTGGCGACGAGCGTCGACACCACGGACATGCCACAGCTCGTCGGGCTGTTCAACGGGTTCGGCGGTGGCGCGTCCGCGCTCGTGGCCGGCGCGGAACTCGTCACCCGTCTCGGACCCACCGGGACCGCGACGCTCCCGGTCGAGACGACGACGGCTGCGGCCGTCACGGGACTCGTCGGCGGGGTCACGTTCTGGGGGAGCCTCGTCGCCGCCGGGAAACTCCAGGGGTACGTCGAGGACCCCCTCAAGTACCCGGGCGAGGACGCACTGAAGGCCGCGTTCCTCGCCGTCGCGGTCATCGCGGGCGGGGCGCTCGTCACCGGAATCGACCTCCCGGGCGCGCTGGCGACGGCGACGTGGGTGCCGTCCTACTGGGTGCTGGTCGCGGCCGCGTCCGTCCTCGGCATCCTGCTGGTCGTCCCCATCGGTGGGGCCGACATGCCGGTCGTCATCGCGCTGTTGAACGCCTGCTCCGGGCTGGCCGCCGCGGCGACCGGGTTCGCGCTCGACAACAGCGTCCTCATCGTCGCCGGGACGCTCGTCGGCGCGTCCGGCCTGATTCTCACGGTCGTCATGTGCGAGTCGATGAACCGGTCGCTCACGAACGTCCTCTTCGGCGGGTACGGCACTGGCGCCCCCGGCGAGGACGCTCCCGACATCTACGAGGGGAACGTGATGTCGACCTCTCCCGAGGAGGTGGCGATGCTGCTCAACGTCGCACGACGCGTGGTCGTCGTCCCCGGTTACGGGATGGCGGTCGGGCAGGCCCAGCACGCCGTCGCGGAACTCGCGACGCTCCTCGAAGCGAGCGGTGTCGAGGTGGTCTTCGGCATCCACCCGGTGGCCGGCCGGATGCCCGGCCACATGAACGTCCTCCTCGCCGAGGCGAACGTCCCCTACGAGCAGATGGAGGAACTGGAGACGGTCAACCCGACGTTCGCACAGACCGACGTCGTCATCGTCACGGGGGCGAACGACGTGGTGAATCCGACCGCGCTCTCGGACCAGTCCAGTCCCATCGCCGGCATGCCGGTGCTCCACGTCTGGGAGGCCCAGACCGTCGTCGTGAACAAGCGCAGTCTCAGCCCCGGTTACGCCGGGATTCCGAACCCGTTGTTCACCTACGACAACACGTACATGCTGTTCGGCGATGCGCGGGAGGCGATGCAGGCGCTCGTCACGGAGTACAAGGAGACCCGATGA
- a CDS encoding NAD(P) transhydrogenase subunit alpha, with translation MGFVENLTLFVLAAFVGYEVITKIPATLHTPLISGTNAISGITLIGAVVVAGAGHSTLATVLGFLAVVMATTNVVGGYLVSHRMLERFRGRED, from the coding sequence GTGGGGTTCGTCGAGAACCTGACGCTGTTCGTCCTCGCCGCGTTCGTGGGTTACGAGGTGATCACGAAGATTCCGGCCACGCTCCACACGCCGCTCATCTCGGGGACGAACGCCATCTCCGGCATCACGCTCATCGGCGCGGTGGTGGTCGCCGGAGCGGGACACTCGACGCTCGCGACGGTGCTGGGGTTCCTCGCGGTCGTGATGGCGACCACCAACGTCGTCGGTGGGTATCTGGTGAGCCACCGGATGCTCGAGCGCTTCCGGGGGCGGGAGGACTGA
- a CDS encoding SDR family NAD(P)-dependent oxidoreductase — MTLLDGKTAVVTGGSSGIGRGIARGFAEHGATAVVVADVREEPKEGGRPTHELLAEETDTASTFVHCDVTNTDDLVAAADAAEEFGGLDVWVNNAGILHMTGFLEVTEEDYQQLLDVNTKGAYFGAQVAAERLLDREGGSIINISSVAGLFGNGNWSTYATSKGGLTTMTYSLAHALGEHGIRVNAIHPGGIETTIGGESPDPEATAAQAEQFTQLVPLGRYGQPEDIAGAAVFLASDLAAYVTGESLVVDGGWTSWR; from the coding sequence ATGACGCTCCTCGATGGAAAGACCGCGGTGGTCACGGGTGGTAGTTCGGGTATCGGGCGGGGAATCGCACGTGGCTTCGCGGAACACGGCGCGACCGCGGTCGTGGTCGCGGACGTTCGCGAGGAGCCGAAGGAGGGTGGAAGGCCGACACACGAACTGCTGGCGGAGGAGACCGACACCGCCTCGACGTTCGTGCACTGCGACGTCACGAACACCGACGACCTCGTGGCGGCCGCGGATGCCGCCGAGGAGTTCGGCGGCCTCGACGTCTGGGTGAACAACGCCGGCATCTTGCACATGACGGGCTTCCTCGAGGTGACCGAAGAGGACTACCAGCAGCTGCTGGACGTCAACACGAAAGGCGCGTACTTCGGGGCCCAGGTCGCCGCGGAACGGCTCCTCGACCGGGAGGGTGGGTCCATCATCAACATCTCGAGTGTCGCGGGGCTGTTCGGGAACGGGAACTGGTCCACGTACGCCACGTCCAAGGGTGGGTTGACCACGATGACCTACTCGCTCGCACACGCCCTGGGCGAGCACGGTATCCGGGTCAACGCAATCCACCCCGGCGGGATCGAGACGACCATCGGGGGAGAATCGCCGGACCCCGAAGCGACCGCGGCGCAGGCCGAGCAGTTCACGCAGCTGGTCCCCCTCGGCCGGTACGGCCAGCCCGAGGACATCGCCGGCGCGGCGGTCTTCCTCGCGAGTGACCTCGCGGCGTACGTGACCGGCGAGTCGCTCGTCGTCGACGGCGGGTGGACGAGTTGGCGATGA